From the genome of Sander lucioperca isolate FBNREF2018 chromosome 1, SLUC_FBN_1.2, whole genome shotgun sequence, one region includes:
- the xkr9 gene encoding LOW QUALITY PROTEIN: XK-related protein 9 (The sequence of the model RefSeq protein was modified relative to this genomic sequence to represent the inferred CDS: deleted 2 bases in 1 codon): MAPELLESNTKLSTAAFLQNLQSKTEQKATTFLHLSQSNLWLNFSTDDKMPPSSIQYTKQRWLLTIAGLFLYVADTCSDVGLALKYYQEKHFVWTGLTLVFVLAGVLVTQIFSYVWYRDDMNGPLGITEGGPNISGTSTGRLAVLHLFGMGIFTRYYHLLREGFKVVWTTTNSDTVEERRDVHHNLFCLATDLSMLKLLEAFLESVPQLLLQLYIVMGHNECSLMQYLSMVFSFFNIAWALVDYRRCLRRSLPHVSEMPSDLPTAIYLLYKLCTITSHILSYTLLLILSPYSTLIALTIVWLLATIWMHVLQTNFCSSSRLELLYRAVIGVILTFTFFNVKGQDTKVAMIIYYLFYVIINIIAPSLLALLKPELQTATFLLTVGGLIFGGSVLGLVCLVLYYLLLHPRENWRETDEVDGLENETKTTRRIRNFLQP; the protein is encoded by the exons ATGGCACCTGAACTGCTGGAGTCCAACACAAAACTGTCCACAGCAGCTTTTCTTCAGAACCTTCAAAGCAAAACTGAGCAAAAAGCGACCACATTTCTACATTTATCACAGAGT AACCTTTGGTTGAACTTTTCAACTGATGACAAAATGCCTCCGTCGAGCATTCAGTACACTAAACAGCGATGGTTATTAACCATTGCTGGACTGTTCTTGTATGTGGCGGACACTTGCTCAGACGTCGGGCTGGCACTGAAATATTATCAAGAGAAACATTTTGTGTGGACTGGACTGACTCTGGTGTTTGTTCTGGCGGGGGTGCTGGTGACACAGATCTTCAGCTATGTCTGGTACAGGGATGACATGAATGGTCCTCTGGGGATCACTGAGGGAGGACCAAACATATCAGGCACGTCCACAGGTAGACTTGCTGTCCTGCACCTATTTGGCATGGGCATCTTCACCAG GTATTATCACCTGCTAAGGGAAGGCTTCAAAGTGGTTTGGACAACAACAAATTCCGATACAGTGGAAGAGAGAAGAGATGTGCACCACAATCTGTTTTGCCTGGCGACAGATCTGAGCATGCTCAAGCTGCTTGAGGCTTTCTTGGAGAGTGTTCCCCAACTCCTTCTGCAACTATACATAGTGATGGGCCACAATGAGTGCTCACTCATGCAGT ATTTATCTATGGTGTTCTCCTTCTTTAACATTGCCTGGGCCCTGGTTGACTATCGCCGCTGTCTGCGCAGATCCCTTCCCCACGTCAGTGAGATGCCCTCTGACCTCCCCACAGCAATCTACCTCCTCTACAAACTCTGCACCATCACCAGCCACATCCTCAGCTACACCCTCCTCCTCATACTGAGCCCCTACAGCACACTTATAGCCCTCACCATCGTCTGGTTGCTGGCGACAATCTGGATGCACGTGCTCCAGACCAACTTCTGCTCATCCAGTAGACTTGAGCTTCTGTACCGAGCAGTCATCGGAGTCATCCTCACATTCACCTTTTTTAACGTCAAAGGACAGGACACCAAAGTAGCCATGATCATCTACTACTTGTTCTATGTTATTATAAACATTATAGCTCCTTCACTGCTAGCTTTGTTGAAACCAGAGTTGCAGACAGCCACATTTCTGCTGACAGTTGGTGGTTTAATCTTTGGAGGTTCAGTGCTGGGGCTAGTGTGTCTCGTGCTGTACTACCTCCTCCTGCATCCCAGAGAGAATTGGCGAGAGACTGATGAGGTGGACGGCCTGGAGAATGAAACAAAGACCACAAGGAGAATAAGGAACTTTTTACAGCCTTGA
- the tram1 gene encoding translocating chain-associated membrane protein 1 gives MGIRKKTNNKNPPVLSHEFVIQNHADIVSCVAMVFLLGLMFEVTSKFAVLFITVQYNVTISTNGPEETAVNHFHHGIKDLATTFFYMLVAIIMHAIIQEYVLDKINRKKHFSKTKHSKFNESGQLSAFYLFSFGWGASILLSEKLLSNPVTLWEGYPHTLMSFQMKFYFICQLGYWLHALPELYFQKTKKEDIPRQLVYIFLYLVHIAGAYILNLNRLGLVLLVLHYFVELLFHVSRLLYFSNEKRQTGFTIWAVLFVLGRLLTLSLSVLTVGFGLATSENQGFDLAAGNFNVIFVRITVLAAICLTQAFMMWKFINFQLRRWREHAQTQTLKKKQVPSKSKSKKDKANGVNGVNSHGADSPRARKEKSS, from the exons ATGGGGATccgaaaaaagacaaacaacaaGAATCCGCCTGTGCTGAGCCATGAGTTTGTCATCCAAAACCATGCCGATATTGTTTCCTGTGTTGCTATGGTGTTCCTTCTCGGGCTGATGTTTGAG GTCACCTCAAAGTTTGCAGTGTTATTCATAACTGTCCAGTACAATGTCACCATATCAACAAATG GCCCAGAGGAGACAGCCGTGAACCACTTCCACCATGGCATCAAGGACTTGGCCACTACCTTCTTCTACATGCTGGTGGCCATCATCATGCATGCCATTATACAGGAGTATGTGCTGGAT AAAATTAACAGAAAGAAGCACTTCTCCAAAACCAAGCACAGCAAGTTCAATGAGTCGGGCCAGCTCAGCGCCTTCTACTTATTCTCCTTCGGCTGGGGTGCAAGCATCCTGCTTTCT GAAAAGCTCCTGTCCAATCCAGTCACCCTGTGGGAGGGTTATCCCCATACACTGATGTC ATTCCAGATGAAATTCTACTTCATTTGTCAGCTGGGCTACTGGTTACACGCTCTCCCTGAACTGTATTTCCAAAAGACaaagaag GAGGATATTCCACGCCAACTTGTGTACATCTTCCTGTACCTGGTCCACATTGCAGGCGCCTACATTCTAAA TCTGAACCGTCTGGGTCTGGTCCTGCTGGTGTTGCACTACTTTGTCGAGCTTCTGTTCCACGTTTCCCGCCTGCTCTACTTCAGCAACGAGAAGAGACAAACGGG TTTCACCATATGGGCCGTCTTGTTCGTCCTTGGACGGCTGCTCACCCTGTCCTTGTCCGTCCTCACTGTGGGCTTTGGCCTCGCCACATCTGAGAATCAAGGCTTTGATTTGGCTGCAGGAAActttaatgttatttttgttCG GATAACTGTCCTGGCTGCCATCTGCCTCACTCAGGCTTTCATGATGTGGAAATTTATCAACTTCCAGCTGCGCCGGTGGAGAGAGCATGCCCAAACTCAGACCTTGAAGaagaaacaagttccttccaagaGCAAATCAAAGAAAGACAAAG CCAATGGAGTAAATGGAGTGAACTCCCATGGAGCCGATTCACCAAGAGCAAGAAAAGAGAAGTCATCATAA